The Schistocerca americana isolate TAMUIC-IGC-003095 chromosome 5, iqSchAmer2.1, whole genome shotgun sequence genome includes a window with the following:
- the LOC124616396 gene encoding NADH dehydrogenase [ubiquinone] 1 alpha subcomplex subunit 11: MGYKYYDSPDGQDCLKKMWYTTKIGALIGLGLSSFDVIMYSRPKGYFPTLMRYGYITLPIMGMAASFSATTCIATNARGKDGKLNYFLGGCAAGGVFGAWRRSIFAGFLGCVALGGFAVAKKLSIEEGWEFIGKPPGHIHGSLRGVRQDWTITDHRPGNWKVSE; this comes from the coding sequence ATGGGCTACAAATATTATGATTCCCCAGACGGGCAAGACTGTTTGAAAAAAATGTGGTATACCACAAAAATTGGAGCACTTATCGGCCTTGGACTGTCGTCATTTGACGTTATTATGTATTCTCGGCCAAAAGGTTATTTTCCTACATTAATGAGATATGGATATATTACCCTTCCCATTATGGGAATGGCAGCCTCATTTTCTGCCACAACATGTATTGCTACGAATGCTCGCGGGAAGGACGGAAAACTTAACTATTTCCTGGGTGGCTGTGCTGCTGGTGGAGTGTTCGGGGCGTGGAGGAGGAGTATTTTTGCTGGATTTCTTGGTTGTGTGGCGCTGGGTGGCTTCGCTGTCGCCAAGAAGCTGTCAATTGAAGAAGGTTGGGAGTTCATCGGTAAACCTCCAGGACATATCCATGGATCTCTTCGAGGGGTACGACAGGACTGGACTATAACTGATCACCGTCCAGgaaactggaaggtttcagagTAA